The window CCTATCATCAAATCCTTTTACGATGGGGTGGTTGCCCGGCATCAGCAGCACTCTTTCACCACAAAAGCACCGGCGTAACGGCCGTTCCTAGCCCAGACCCCGCACCCCACCACCGCGCCGACCCAAAAAAATGCGCACCGTCTGGGCCAGGGCCAGCGCCCGCTCCCCAGCCGTGCCTGTATGGGCCGAGGCGTCCATCAACTCATGGACCTGCACGGCCGTTAGAAAACGGCCGATTTCCTCATCCCCGGCTAACAAACCCACCAATGGATTATCCTCACCACGCCGCAACGCCTCCCAGGCTTGCAGGCTGGCCGCCCGAATCCATTCATGCCCGGCCTGGCGGCTGGCCCCGGCGGCCACCAACGCCATCAACACCCGCTCGGTCGCCGCAAAGGGGCCATACACAGCCATGTTGCTGGCGATAGCTGCCTGGTCAATCACCATCTCGGCCACAACGCGCTCGGCGCGCAGCAGCATCTCATCGGTCGCCAAAAAGCCCTCGGCCTGGAAAATGCGTCGGTTGGCCGAATCGTCCAGGCTGCGTTCCAGGATGGCCTGGCTGGCGTTGTCCCAGGCGATGGCCGGCAGCCCGGCGACATAACGCGCCAGGGAGCAGATGTTTTCCATGTTGATGGGGTTGCGCTTAAACGGCATGGCCGACGAGCCAACCTGTTTTTGGCCGAATGGTTCGGCCCATTCGCCAAAGGGCGGCGACTGCAAAATGCGAAAATCAAGGGCAAATTTGTGCAGCGAGGCGGCCATGCCGGCCAATACTTGCTGCACGCGCAGATCTTGCTGACGAGTGTAGGTTTGGGTGGCGATGGGGAAGTAGGGCAGCCCCAGCAGCCGCATGGCCTCCGCTTCCATCGCCTGCGGCGTTGTGCCAGAGCCGGTCAGCAGATCCTGGTAAGCCGCCTGGGTTCCGACGGCGCCTTTCAGCCCCTTGCCGCGCAAATTTTGGCGCAGGTTTTGCAGTTGGATGAAATCTTCCAGCAAATCTTGGGCATAGACGGCAAAGCGATAGCCCAGGGTGGTGGGTTCGGCGGGTTGGATGTGGGTATGGGCCAGGGTGGGCAGCACGGCCGTTGCCTCAATTTTTTCCACCAGCCGCTCCAGCAGCGCCGCCAGCCGTTCCAACAGCAAGTCTGTGGCCTGGCGCAGGCGAAGCGCGTCCACGTTGTCGGTAATGTCGGCGCTGGTCGCCCCCCAGTGGATGACGCCGCCGCCCTCTGGGCACTGCTCGGCAAAGGCGCGAATTTCGGCCATCACGTCATGGCGCGTTTCTTGCTCAATTTCCAGGGCGCGGGCGATGTCTATCTGGTCAGCGTGGTTTTGTAGGTCGGCTAACTGGACGGCCGTTACCAACCCTGCCTGGTGCTGAGCCGCCGCCAACGCCACCCACACCTGCCGCATCAACCGCCGCTTGTGGGCTTCCGACCACAGCTGGCGCATGGCCGGGCTGCCATAACGCCAGGAAAATGGCGAGATATAGGTTTGATGGTCAAAGCTCATTCAGATGATTCCTCAACGGCCGTTTGTGTTTGCTTCCGGCGTTTACGACCCGGCTTGCGTTTCACCTCATCCTGCAACGCCCGTGTCTCTTCCGCCAGGCGGCTGCGTTCCTCACGCAGGCGCGACAAAATTTCGGCGTTTTTGTTCTCTTGCTCGTCGGTGAGCTTTATTTTCCCCTTCACCATGACCCAACACTCCTCACCCGATACGCAAAACAGATTTTAGTGTTCAGTAATCGGTATACAGTATACAGTATTCAGTATCCAGTATTCAGTATCCAGTAAGAAGCACCACTTAACTGAACACTGAACACTCAAAACTGAACACTCAAAACTGAACACTGAACACTGAAAACATCCCCTAACGCCTCGCCTGATAATTCGGCGCTTCTTTGGTGATTAGAATACCATGCGGATGGCTTTCCAGCAGACCGGCATTGGTGATCTGCACAAAACGGGATTTTTCCTGGAGTTCTGGCAGGTTTGCCGCCCCTACGTAACCCATCCCAGAGCGCAGACCGCCCATCATCTGGTACAGGATGTCGGCCAATTTGCCCCGATACGGTACCTGACCTTCCACCCCTTCCGGGACCAATTTATCTCGTTCGCTTTTGCTTTTTACACCGCTGGCATAGCGGTCGGCGCCGTGGCCTTGCATGGCCCCCAGGCTGCCCATACCGCGATATACCTTGTAGCGGCGGCCTTCGTACATAAACACATCGCCAGGGCTTTCCTCCAGACCGGCCAACATCGAACCGAACATCACCGCGTCGGCCCCGGCAGCCAGCGCTTTGACAATATCGCCGCTGTATTTGATGCCGCCATCGGCGATGCAGGGCACATCGTGCCGGTGGCACTCGGCGGCGCAGTCCATGAGCGCCGTTAGTTGGGGCACGCCGGCCCCGGCCACCACCCGCGTGGTGCAGATGGAGCCAGCGCCAATGCCCACCTTGACGGCGTCGGCCCCGGCGTGGACCAGGTCGCGCACGGCCGCAGCCGTGGCCACGTTGCCGCCAATCACCGGCAGGTCCGGGTAGCGGCGTTTAATCTCTTCCAGAGTCGCCAGCACCAGTGCGGTATGGGCGTGGGCGGTATCAATCAACACCACATCCACGCCAGCCTGTACCAACAGTTCCAGCCGCCCCAACCCCTTGTCGCCCACGCCAATGGCGGCGGCGGCCAGCAAACGGCCGTTGTCATCGCTGACAGCGTTCGGATAATCAATTTTCTTGAGAATATCCTTGACGGTGATGAGACCCTTCAGACGGCCGTCGCCATCCACCAGCGGCAGTTTTTCGATGCGGTGGGTGTGCAAAATCTCCCGCGCCGCCGTCAGGGTTGTGCCCACCGGGGCGGTGATCAGGTGTTCGCTGGTCATGAATTCGGCTATTTTTTGTTCGCCGGGCACCACAAAACGCACGTCGCGATTGGTGAGGATGCCCACCAGACGGCCGTCATCATCGGTGATGGGCACGCCGGAGATGCGGTAACGGCTCATCAACGTTTCGGCGTCGGCCAGGGTATCGTCGGCCTTCAGGGTGATGGGGTCCACG of the Candidatus Leptovillus gracilis genome contains:
- the purB gene encoding adenylosuccinate lyase, with protein sequence MSFDHQTYISPFSWRYGSPAMRQLWSEAHKRRLMRQVWVALAAAQHQAGLVTAVQLADLQNHADQIDIARALEIEQETRHDVMAEIRAFAEQCPEGGGVIHWGATSADITDNVDALRLRQATDLLLERLAALLERLVEKIEATAVLPTLAHTHIQPAEPTTLGYRFAVYAQDLLEDFIQLQNLRQNLRGKGLKGAVGTQAAYQDLLTGSGTTPQAMEAEAMRLLGLPYFPIATQTYTRQQDLRVQQVLAGMAASLHKFALDFRILQSPPFGEWAEPFGQKQVGSSAMPFKRNPINMENICSLARYVAGLPAIAWDNASQAILERSLDDSANRRIFQAEGFLATDEMLLRAERVVAEMVIDQAAIASNMAVYGPFAATERVLMALVAAGASRQAGHEWIRAASLQAWEALRRGEDNPLVGLLAGDEEIGRFLTAVQVHELMDASAHTGTAGERALALAQTVRIFLGRRGGGVRGLG
- the guaB gene encoding IMP dehydrogenase → MEIEQKISGLALTFDDVLLVPGYSSVLPADVSLRTRLVRDIYLNIPVLSAAMDTVSEAPMGIGLARMGGLAVIHRNLAPADQAAEVDKVKRSEAGMIVDPITLKADDTLADAETLMSRYRISGVPITDDDGRLVGILTNRDVRFVVPGEQKIAEFMTSEHLITAPVGTTLTAAREILHTHRIEKLPLVDGDGRLKGLITVKDILKKIDYPNAVSDDNGRLLAAAAIGVGDKGLGRLELLVQAGVDVVLIDTAHAHTALVLATLEEIKRRYPDLPVIGGNVATAAAVRDLVHAGADAVKVGIGAGSICTTRVVAGAGVPQLTALMDCAAECHRHDVPCIADGGIKYSGDIVKALAAGADAVMFGSMLAGLEESPGDVFMYEGRRYKVYRGMGSLGAMQGHGADRYASGVKSKSERDKLVPEGVEGQVPYRGKLADILYQMMGGLRSGMGYVGAANLPELQEKSRFVQITNAGLLESHPHGILITKEAPNYQARR